The following nucleotide sequence is from Nitrospira sp..
CCGTCGTCTCTATAATCCGATTTGGATTCACTCAGACAGAAGGAAGGAGCCAGACCATGCAGACTTCAGCACCGACGGAAACCAGGACCGATACAGCCGATGACCCCCAAGCCCGGAAAACGTTGCAAGAGGCCTTTGAGAACACCGCTCGCTGGCAGCCTGACTTCAAAGGGTTTTCCGCGGACTTGACCGTCAATACCAATGGCCAAGTGCTCAAGGGCACCGTGGTGCTGAAAAGCCCTCGTGAGGTGACCGTTCAGTTGCCCGACGAAGCAGTTCAGAAGTGGGCGCAGGAGCAGATTGGGATGATCGCCGTGCACCGGGGCCCGCGCAAGTTCGAGGAATCGGACGGCAAGTATCGCCTCACCTTCGGCGCGGAGGATGGACACCCCTTCGGTCGCCGTTTGAATATCGCGGGAGACGGCAACCAGTCGTTCTACCGGATCAAGGACGGACGCATCACCCAGATTAACCGCAGGATGGAGCGCGTCGCCTTCACGATCAATGTCGAGGAAAGCGCCACCACGCAGGACGGCAAGCATCTCACCACGAAATACACCGTCTACTATTACTCGCCGCAGGATGCGAAACTCCGCACGGTCGAGAGCTTCACGGACACACATGCCAGGGTCGGGTCCTCCGACCTGCCAGGCACCAGACGCATCATCTCCTATGAGGACGGCGAAGTCCTGGTGAGGACCCTCACGTTCCAAAACCACAAGCTCTTGGCCTGATGGATTTGCGGCAGAGATTCCCGCGCAGCATGCGTGTCACGCTGGAAGGGCATGTGCACCTCGCACGCATGATCGACAAGTGCCGCGCCTGGCTGGCGGGAACCCAGGGCGAATACATCTACCCCTGTCCAATGGATGAACGGCTGTTGGAGTTTGCCGGCATCACGGCGGCGCAGTTCACGGCCGCCGTGCAGA
It contains:
- a CDS encoding DUF3386 domain-containing protein, whose protein sequence is MQTSAPTETRTDTADDPQARKTLQEAFENTARWQPDFKGFSADLTVNTNGQVLKGTVVLKSPREVTVQLPDEAVQKWAQEQIGMIAVHRGPRKFEESDGKYRLTFGAEDGHPFGRRLNIAGDGNQSFYRIKDGRITQINRRMERVAFTINVEESATTQDGKHLTTKYTVYYYSPQDAKLRTVESFTDTHARVGSSDLPGTRRIISYEDGEVLVRTLTFQNHKLLA